In Halanaerobium praevalens DSM 2228, the DNA window CAATCCTGACTATAAAGTTGTTTATGTTTCTTCTGAAACTTTTACTAATGAATTAATTAATTCAATTAAAGATGACTCTACTGTTGACTTTAGAGATAAATATCGTAATATTGATATTCTCTTAGTTGATGATATTCAATTTTTAGCTGGTAAAGAAAGGACTCAAGAAGAATTTTTCCATACTTTTAATACCTTACATGAGTCAAATAGGCAACTTATTATCTCAAGTGATCGACCTCCTAAAGAAATTCCTACTTTAGAAGAAAGACTCCGTTCACGCTTTGAATGGGGTTTAATTACTGATATTCAAAAGCCTGATTTAGAAACAAGAATTGCTATTTTAAGAAAAAAAGCAGATATCGAAAATTTAACTATTCCAAATGAAGTAGTTATTTATATTGCTAATAAAATTCAATCTAATATTAGAGAATTAGAAGGAGCTTTAGTTAAAGTTATTGCCTATTCTTCTTTAGTTGACCGTGAAATCGATGTTGATTTGGCCAGAGAAGCTCTCAAAGATCTAGTTAATAATAAAAAAGAAGCAAATATAGAAGTAGATATTGAAAGAATTAAAAAAATCATAACTGCTGACTATAATTTAAGAATGGAAGATATGCATTCTAAAAAAAGAACTCAAAATATAGCTTTTCCACGTCAAATTGCTATGTATTTAAGCAGAGAACTAACTGACTTTTCTCTACCTCATATTGGAAATGAATTTGGAGGAAGAGATCATACAACTGTAATTCACGCTCATAATAAAATTAAGGAAAAAATAGAAAATGAAGCTGATTTTAGTAACAAAATTGAGCGTTTAACTGATCAAATAAAACATGGTTAACTCAACTAATTTAAATTTTTTTTAAGTATTTAATTAATCAACAATTTTTGTGGAAACTTATGCAGGTCACTGTTAATAAAATGTTAATAGATTTTTATTGTTAATATGTGGATAACTCTTAGCCTATCCATTAACAACTTATCTACAGGCTAATTTAGGCTCTCACTACTCTTAAAGGACTTTTCCACATATTCACAGCCCCTACTACTACTACTACTAGTTTTATTAATATATTAACCATAATTAACTTGAAGCAAAATTGTTAATAACTTTTAATTTGGAGGGATACACTTTGAAATTTTCAATTAATCAAAAAGAATTATACAAAGCTTTAAATATTGTGCGGAGAGCTGTAGCTAAAAATCAGACTTTACCTATTTTAACTGGTATATTTTTAAGTTTAGATAATAATATTCTAACTTTAAAATCAACTGATTTAGAATTAGGCATTAAATATGATCTAAAAGTAGAAGGTCAAGTAAATGGTTCAATTGTACTGCCTGCTACTCAGTTTTTAAATATTATTAGAGAACTACCAAATCAAAAAATAGAAATAGATCTAAATAAAGATAAATGGCAATTAGAAATTAAATGTCTTAATTCTTTATTTAAAATTAATGGATTTGATCCAGATGAATTTCCTAATTTACCAAAGGTAGAAGATAGTGCTAATTTTAGTTTACCAGCTAAGAAGTTTAAGGAAATGATAAAAAAAGTTAGAATTTCTACTTCAAAAGATGAAACTCAACCAGCTTTAACAGGTGCTTTTTTTGAAGTTGAAACAGAAAAGGTAAAAATGGTTTCTACTAATACATATCGCCTTTCTTATATTGAAGCACCACTTAAAACTTCTGTAGCAGAAAAAATTGCTGTAATTTTACCAGGTAGTACTTTACAGGAATTAAATAATCTTTTAGAAGCAGATGAAAGTGTAGAAATTGAGGTTGATAATAATTATGCTCGCTTTACTTTTGCTGGGATAGAGGTAATTTCTCGTTTAATTGAAGGTAAATTCCCTAATTATGAGTTAGTAATTCCTGATGAATCAAATAGTAAATTTTCAGCAGATTTATCTCAATTACATGGAGCTGTAAAAAGAGCTTCTTTAATTGCTAAACTTGATGCTAATATAATTACTCTTTTAGCAGAAGATGGCTTAATGGAAATTAATTCTGCTGAAGGTAGTTCAGGTTATGCTCATGAAGAACTAAAAATTGAGATAGAGGGACCAAAGCAAAAAATTAATATAGATGCTGGTTATTTTATTGATGTTTTAAAAGTATTAGATGCTGAAGAAATTAATATAGAAATGATAGGACCTTTAAATCCTTTAGTAGTCAAATCTCAATCTGAAGCAGGAGATAAATTTATTTATCTAATTATGCCAGTACGTTCTCAAGCTTAACCAGTATTTTCTGATTCTAAAAAGTGTACTGTTTTCAATAAATGTTAATAACTTTTAACAATAATTTTTATAATTTACAAGGAGGAACTAAAAATGGAATCAATAAAAATAAAGAGCAATACAATTAAATTAGATCAATTTTTAAAATGGGGTAATATTGTAATGAGTGGTGGAGAAGCTAAACATTTAATTCAGGCAGGAGAAGTAAAGGTTAATGGAGAAGTAGAGTTAAAGAGGGGAAGAAAGTTAGAAGTTGGAGATATTGTTACTCTAACTGATGTAGCTAAAAAATATAAAGTAAGTCAGGGATAATAAATGTATTTAGAAAGAGTTCTCTGCCGTAATTTTCGTAATTTTAAGGAGTTAATGCTTGATTTAAATCCTAATTTAAATATTTTTTTGGGAGCAAATGGACAGGGTAAAACTAATTTTTTAGAATCAATTTATTTAATGGCCACTGCTAACTCCCATCGCAGCAGTATTAGTTCGGAAATGATTAACTGGCAGCAAAATAAATCTCTAGTTCAGTTGCTTTTAAGACGCAGAGAAGGTAAAATAAAGTTAGCTATGCGTTTAGAAAAAAATAATAAACAAGTTGAGATTAACGATAATCCTTTGGATAAAGTAAAAGAACTGTTTGGTTATTTAAATGCAGTTTTATTTTCTCCTGAGGATTTGAAATTGATTAAAGAAGGACCTTCTCATCGTAGAGAGTTTATTGATCTCGAAATATCACAGGTTAGTCCTTATTATAATCATCTTTTGAGTAAATATGATCATCTTTTAAGTCAAAGAAATAAGCTCTTAAAGTCAATTAGAGAAGGAAAATCTAAAAATAGAGAAATGCTTCCTGTTTGGGATGAACAACTTGCTACTATTGGAACAAAAATTATTCTAAAAAGAATAGAAGTTATAAATAAATTGAAAATATTAGCCCGACTTTCTCAACGGAAAATAACTGAGGGAAGAGAAAATTTGGAGCTTGAATATGATACTTCTTTAAATCATTTTTCTCCTAAAATGGGAGAAGCAGAATTAAGGAATCTTTTTATAGATAGCCTGATTTCAAAACGGGATCAGGAAATTTCGCGTGGTTATACTGTTATTGGTCCTCATAGAGATGATATAATATTAAGGGTCAATGAAATGAATTTAAGGAAATATGGTTCACAAGGACAGCAGAGAACTGCTGCTTTAGCTTTAAAATTAGCAGAGCTGGAGTTTATGAAATCAGAGACCGGAGAATATCCAGTTTTGCTCTTAGATGATGTTTTTTCTGAGTTAGATGGTTTAAGAAGAAAAGCATTAATTAATATTATAGCTGATAAAATTCAGACTATAATTACAGCAACAGATGGAGAAAATTTATCCGGACTTAAAAATAACTCCTATAATGTTTATCAAGTTAAAAAAGGGAGAATAAAAAAGAGGGTGAATTAGACATATGTTTTTACATCTTGGTGATGGTTATATGATTCCATCAAAAGAAGTAGTCTTAATTGGTGATTTAGAGAGTACTACTTCATCTGAGATAACCGAAGAATTTTTAGAGATTTCAGATGAAGAAGGATTTATTGTTGATTATTCCGGGGGGAATCCCCGTTCTTTTGTGTTAACAGGAGAGACGATTTATCTTTCAATGATCTCATCTAAGACACTTGGATCTAGAGTTGATAAGTTTACAGAAGAAAATGGGGGATATTGATGGATATTAAGGACAGAGGTAATT includes these proteins:
- the dnaA gene encoding chromosomal replication initiator protein DnaA; its protein translation is MSFSQKELDHIWKKTLENIKEKITNPSFNTWFSETKAVMTTAENQLVLQVPNNFIQEWIESQYTDLIEEILTDLTGNQWSLILLTPAEVKDFKANKKNKQNPKTKKDIKEDKKEKRDTESELKQNGFNPKYTFDTFVVGNSNRFAHAASLAVAEAPAKAYNPLFIYGDVGLGKTHLMQAIAHFILKNNPDYKVVYVSSETFTNELINSIKDDSTVDFRDKYRNIDILLVDDIQFLAGKERTQEEFFHTFNTLHESNRQLIISSDRPPKEIPTLEERLRSRFEWGLITDIQKPDLETRIAILRKKADIENLTIPNEVVIYIANKIQSNIRELEGALVKVIAYSSLVDREIDVDLAREALKDLVNNKKEANIEVDIERIKKIITADYNLRMEDMHSKKRTQNIAFPRQIAMYLSRELTDFSLPHIGNEFGGRDHTTVIHAHNKIKEKIENEADFSNKIERLTDQIKHG
- the dnaN gene encoding DNA polymerase III subunit beta, which encodes MKFSINQKELYKALNIVRRAVAKNQTLPILTGIFLSLDNNILTLKSTDLELGIKYDLKVEGQVNGSIVLPATQFLNIIRELPNQKIEIDLNKDKWQLEIKCLNSLFKINGFDPDEFPNLPKVEDSANFSLPAKKFKEMIKKVRISTSKDETQPALTGAFFEVETEKVKMVSTNTYRLSYIEAPLKTSVAEKIAVILPGSTLQELNNLLEADESVEIEVDNNYARFTFAGIEVISRLIEGKFPNYELVIPDESNSKFSADLSQLHGAVKRASLIAKLDANIITLLAEDGLMEINSAEGSSGYAHEELKIEIEGPKQKINIDAGYFIDVLKVLDAEEINIEMIGPLNPLVVKSQSEAGDKFIYLIMPVRSQA
- a CDS encoding RNA-binding S4 domain-containing protein; its protein translation is MESIKIKSNTIKLDQFLKWGNIVMSGGEAKHLIQAGEVKVNGEVELKRGRKLEVGDIVTLTDVAKKYKVSQG
- the recF gene encoding DNA replication/repair protein RecF (All proteins in this family for which functions are known are DNA-binding proteins that assist the filamentation of RecA onto DNA for the initiation of recombination or recombinational repair.), with the translated sequence MYLERVLCRNFRNFKELMLDLNPNLNIFLGANGQGKTNFLESIYLMATANSHRSSISSEMINWQQNKSLVQLLLRRREGKIKLAMRLEKNNKQVEINDNPLDKVKELFGYLNAVLFSPEDLKLIKEGPSHRREFIDLEISQVSPYYNHLLSKYDHLLSQRNKLLKSIREGKSKNREMLPVWDEQLATIGTKIILKRIEVINKLKILARLSQRKITEGRENLELEYDTSLNHFSPKMGEAELRNLFIDSLISKRDQEISRGYTVIGPHRDDIILRVNEMNLRKYGSQGQQRTAALALKLAELEFMKSETGEYPVLLLDDVFSELDGLRRKALINIIADKIQTIITATDGENLSGLKNNSYNVYQVKKGRIKKRVN
- the remB gene encoding extracellular matrix regulator RemB; this translates as MFLHLGDGYMIPSKEVVLIGDLESTTSSEITEEFLEISDEEGFIVDYSGGNPRSFVLTGETIYLSMISSKTLGSRVDKFTEENGGY